A genome region from Nocardiopsis exhalans includes the following:
- a CDS encoding DNA-processing protein DprA, with product MSAPSDTVVRATILRLASFDEAGIIGQALAHTGGFDAVAKLLTADDPQRVPVHLPYPIDQQAVEKLRSAFARTDGWDAGALDVAAMAKHDARLIASDSPEYPARLKDLGADAPSALWMTGPGHLADAVEKSVTVTGARASTEYGDHVATELAHGLVRSGTAVTSSTGFGIDAAAMRGALMATDPGDELPRALAVLPQGLDIIYPQGNASLHHQITGRGMLVTEAAPGTQPTRTMLLRRTRILAALSEASVIVEAGWRSGALNVAARAHELGRAVGAVPGPTTSAASAGTHRLIKQGTAMLVTDADDALAAIDR from the coding sequence ATGAGCGCACCCTCCGACACCGTCGTCCGCGCGACGATTCTCCGGCTCGCGAGCTTCGACGAGGCCGGGATCATCGGCCAGGCGCTGGCTCACACCGGCGGCTTCGACGCGGTGGCGAAGCTGTTGACCGCCGACGACCCTCAAAGGGTCCCAGTACACCTCCCGTACCCGATAGACCAGCAGGCCGTCGAGAAGCTGCGCTCGGCCTTCGCCCGCACCGACGGCTGGGACGCCGGCGCTCTCGACGTCGCGGCCATGGCCAAGCACGACGCTCGACTCATCGCCTCCGACTCGCCCGAGTACCCGGCCCGGCTGAAGGACCTCGGAGCAGATGCGCCGAGCGCGCTGTGGATGACTGGCCCTGGTCATCTCGCCGACGCCGTCGAGAAATCCGTTACGGTCACCGGCGCTCGCGCCTCGACCGAATACGGTGATCATGTGGCCACGGAGTTGGCGCACGGTCTCGTCCGCTCGGGCACCGCCGTGACCTCATCGACCGGCTTCGGTATCGACGCCGCTGCGATGCGTGGAGCGCTGATGGCCACTGACCCCGGTGACGAGCTGCCGCGCGCACTTGCCGTCCTGCCCCAGGGCCTCGACATCATCTACCCCCAAGGCAACGCCTCGCTACACCATCAGATCACTGGCAGAGGAATGCTCGTGACCGAAGCCGCGCCCGGCACCCAACCGACGCGCACGATGCTCCTCCGCCGTACCCGGATCCTCGCTGCCCTCTCGGAGGCCTCGGTGATCGTCGAGGCAGGCTGGCGCTCGGGTGCCTTGAACGTGGCCGCGCGAGCACACGAACTCGGCCGTGCCGTCGGTGCTGTGCCCGGTCCTACGACCTCGGCAGCATCAGCTGGCACGCATCGGTTGATCAAGCAGGGCACCGCCATGCTCGTGACTGATGCCGACGACGCCCTGGCGGCGATCGATCGATGA
- a CDS encoding GNAT family N-acetyltransferase has protein sequence MDLYFVHIPDTGTGPDQTHELLALTCDEQGRPGAGIVMTMSTAAAPQIVDGQIGAIRWHQASGEVSEIYVKPTMRRQGVATALWRTARNLHIMATGGRPLRISGRRTVLGDLLAQRVGDPPPLDELVLPMTPRQEAAGAGQHQLAPDDIAAAVDRYRYLGVPERLLRAYCAPTAEQAWIQRSRARRR, from the coding sequence ATGGACCTGTACTTCGTGCACATCCCTGACACCGGTACCGGGCCCGACCAAACCCATGAACTGCTCGCACTGACCTGCGACGAACAGGGTCGCCCCGGGGCGGGGATCGTAATGACGATGAGCACGGCCGCTGCACCTCAGATCGTCGATGGGCAGATCGGCGCGATCCGCTGGCACCAGGCCAGCGGGGAGGTCAGCGAGATCTACGTGAAACCGACGATGCGCCGCCAGGGGGTGGCGACCGCGCTATGGAGAACCGCGCGCAACCTGCACATCATGGCCACCGGCGGACGCCCCCTGCGGATCTCGGGGCGCCGTACGGTCCTGGGTGACCTGCTGGCCCAGCGGGTGGGCGACCCGCCGCCCCTGGACGAACTCGTCCTGCCCATGACCCCCCGCCAGGAGGCCGCAGGCGCAGGGCAACACCAGCTGGCGCCCGACGACATCGCCGCGGCCGTGGACCGGTACCGCTATCTGGGTGTACCCGAGCGCCTGCTGCGCGCCTACTGCGCTCCCACTGCCGAACAGGCCTGGATCCAGCGCTCCCGCGCCCGACGCCGATAA
- a CDS encoding N-6 DNA methylase translates to MTPTSHSPRTTRLLTSSRVVRVFDPEQDAHPMTRTTAAAHRREIAGLLRANAGPRRLPVVFDNFVETAALTLRNAVETRGRGEREAQYLAIADRYSRQELDRFARALALTTLAMEAEPGDVLGRLYMELELGNDRLGQVYTPDDIARLMAAMTIGNVVDQVATHGFAQLYEPTCGAGAFIVAVTEEMGAHGLNHQTQLHVTAEDLSRQAVHMIYIHLALLGVPAIIRHQDTLTREVFSTWPTPAHLLGGWGPRLQRRSNLNTSADTGSTLPTEEEK, encoded by the coding sequence ATGACCCCGACATCACACTCCCCGCGAACGACCCGGCTGCTCACCAGCAGCCGGGTCGTTCGCGTCTTCGACCCAGAACAGGACGCCCACCCCATGACCAGGACGACAGCTGCGGCCCACCGCCGAGAGATCGCCGGGCTATTACGTGCCAATGCCGGGCCCCGCCGCCTCCCCGTGGTCTTCGACAACTTCGTCGAGACGGCCGCGCTGACGTTGCGCAACGCCGTCGAGACCCGCGGGCGCGGCGAGCGGGAGGCGCAGTACCTCGCCATCGCCGACCGGTACTCGCGCCAGGAGCTGGACCGCTTCGCCCGCGCCTTGGCGCTGACCACCCTGGCTATGGAGGCCGAACCCGGCGACGTCCTCGGGCGCCTCTACATGGAGCTCGAGCTCGGCAACGACCGCCTGGGCCAGGTCTACACACCAGACGACATCGCCCGGCTCATGGCCGCGATGACCATCGGCAACGTCGTCGACCAGGTGGCCACTCACGGGTTCGCCCAGCTCTACGAGCCCACCTGCGGGGCTGGCGCGTTCATTGTTGCCGTGACCGAAGAGATGGGCGCGCACGGGCTCAACCATCAGACCCAGCTGCATGTCACGGCCGAAGACCTCTCCCGGCAGGCCGTCCACATGATCTACATCCACCTGGCGCTGCTTGGCGTTCCGGCGATCATCCGCCACCAGGACACCCTCACACGCGAGGTCTTCAGTACCTGGCCAACCCCCGCCCACCTCCTCGGCGGGTGGGGCCCACGGCTGCAACGCCGGTCCAACCTCAATACCAGCGCGGACACCGGCTCGACATTGCCGACAGAAGAAGAGAAATGA
- a CDS encoding DEAD/DEAH box helicase — MTIALKPHQQQTVDFITSRQHCGVWVDMGGGKTLSTLAALMQLRPVGHILVIAPVAIARSTWIEEIEKWQMPIRTRSLIVDDNDRQLSKDERLARFAEIATDPPSMYFINQEMLTQPSQSTRVLVAAPDAADSVPVSSEAQGVLDLGRALGPLKQDELVLAVRAAAVDRGEKPAAKARVAAWIKELVKASRLAREVVECRSCSGEGCRQCRFGLVDQMLFDEAEPTWPFRTVIIDESQGFKSHSSRRFQALKAIRPAVDRFIELTGTPAANGLEGLWSQMYLLDGGEALGHNITAFRDRWFTPKMVPGTNTPAKWMPNPGAEDEIHRAIRHLVMSAKNTELNLPGCTVEDVTIRLAPDLMEDYKSFKRELVLDVVSQHLAPLAREEFDQWLNRPAPEAQVIRAELAGLTGDDHEDVYQDHLQRFLDSHHVSLVTTVVAQNEAVLTSKLLQYASGTLYTSDPDDPSTKGRYEVVHTAKAEMAEYLIRNNGGSPVLLAYHFRSDKEQLLARLTKAGIAAEEFDGSRTMVRRWNAGRVEVMLVHPASAGHGLNLQGGGHTLIWYTVPFSLGHYLQTNKRLDRPGQTRPVTIYRLLTKGTHDDRMPGVLREKKNTQDTLLDAVSMQRRDDSKLAALSDELADDIRALAPA; from the coding sequence ATGACCATCGCGCTCAAACCGCACCAGCAGCAGACGGTTGACTTCATCACCAGCCGCCAGCACTGCGGTGTCTGGGTGGACATGGGCGGAGGCAAGACGTTATCGACCCTGGCCGCGCTCATGCAGCTTCGGCCCGTCGGCCACATCCTCGTCATCGCGCCCGTGGCGATCGCTCGGTCGACCTGGATCGAAGAGATCGAGAAATGGCAGATGCCTATCCGCACCCGTTCCCTCATCGTTGACGACAACGATCGGCAACTGAGCAAGGACGAGCGGCTCGCCCGCTTCGCCGAGATCGCCACCGATCCCCCGTCGATGTACTTCATCAACCAGGAGATGCTCACCCAGCCGTCCCAGTCGACCCGGGTGCTCGTCGCCGCCCCTGACGCAGCCGACTCTGTGCCGGTCTCGTCCGAGGCGCAGGGCGTGCTCGACCTGGGCCGGGCGCTGGGACCGTTGAAGCAGGATGAACTCGTCTTGGCCGTGAGGGCCGCGGCTGTCGATCGCGGCGAGAAGCCAGCAGCCAAGGCTCGTGTCGCTGCCTGGATCAAGGAGCTGGTCAAGGCCTCCCGCCTGGCGCGAGAGGTCGTCGAGTGCCGATCCTGCTCGGGCGAGGGCTGTCGGCAGTGCCGCTTCGGCCTCGTCGATCAGATGCTGTTCGACGAGGCCGAGCCCACCTGGCCGTTCCGCACCGTGATCATCGACGAGTCGCAGGGGTTCAAGTCCCACTCCTCAAGGCGGTTCCAGGCGCTCAAGGCCATCCGTCCCGCTGTCGACCGCTTCATCGAGCTCACGGGCACACCCGCGGCCAACGGGCTCGAGGGTCTGTGGTCGCAGATGTATCTCCTCGACGGCGGTGAGGCTCTCGGGCACAACATCACCGCTTTCCGCGACCGCTGGTTCACCCCGAAGATGGTCCCCGGCACCAACACCCCGGCCAAGTGGATGCCCAACCCGGGTGCCGAGGACGAGATCCACCGGGCCATCAGGCATCTGGTCATGAGCGCGAAGAACACCGAGTTGAATCTTCCCGGCTGCACGGTCGAGGACGTGACGATCAGGCTCGCGCCGGATCTGATGGAGGACTACAAGTCCTTCAAGCGCGAGCTTGTCCTCGACGTCGTCAGCCAGCACCTGGCACCTCTCGCGCGCGAGGAATTCGACCAGTGGCTGAACAGGCCCGCCCCTGAGGCCCAGGTGATCCGAGCCGAGCTGGCGGGGCTGACGGGTGACGACCACGAGGACGTGTATCAGGACCACCTGCAGCGCTTCCTCGACTCCCACCACGTGTCCCTGGTGACCACGGTCGTAGCTCAGAACGAGGCTGTGCTGACCTCGAAGCTGCTGCAGTACGCCAGCGGCACGCTCTACACCTCCGACCCGGACGATCCGTCGACCAAAGGTCGCTACGAGGTCGTTCACACCGCCAAGGCCGAGATGGCCGAGTACCTCATCCGTAACAACGGCGGCTCCCCGGTGCTGCTGGCCTACCACTTCCGTTCCGACAAGGAGCAACTGCTGGCCAGGTTGACCAAGGCCGGAATCGCCGCCGAGGAGTTCGACGGCTCGCGGACGATGGTCCGCCGGTGGAACGCCGGCCGAGTCGAGGTGATGCTCGTCCACCCGGCCTCGGCCGGCCACGGGCTCAATCTGCAGGGCGGCGGCCACACCCTCATCTGGTACACCGTCCCGTTCAGCCTCGGGCACTACCTGCAGACGAACAAGCGACTCGACCGCCCCGGACAGACGCGGCCGGTGACCATCTACCGGCTGCTGACCAAGGGCACTCATGACGACCGGATGCCCGGTGTCCTGCGGGAGAAGAAGAACACCCAGGACACCTTGCTCGACGCGGTGTCGATGCAGCGCCGCGACGACTCGAAGCTTGCCGCTCTCAGCGACGAGCTCGCCGACGACATCCGAGCCCTCGCCCCCGCGTGA
- a CDS encoding VRR-NUC domain-containing protein: MTIADRAAPAPNTGTIENEIEAYLLESCRAVGFLCWKFTSPGRAGVPDRVVIAPRATVFVEVKRPGERLRRLQQAVKAKMLRAGAAVYVVDSRSAVDALVAELAAD; the protein is encoded by the coding sequence ATGACCATCGCGGACCGCGCAGCGCCAGCGCCCAACACCGGCACCATCGAGAACGAGATCGAGGCGTACCTGCTCGAGAGCTGCAGGGCCGTCGGCTTCCTCTGTTGGAAGTTCACCAGTCCCGGCAGGGCAGGGGTGCCCGATCGCGTTGTCATCGCCCCTCGGGCCACGGTCTTCGTCGAGGTCAAGCGCCCCGGCGAACGCCTCCGCCGCCTCCAGCAGGCGGTCAAAGCCAAGATGCTCCGCGCCGGCGCGGCCGTCTACGTCGTCGACAGCCGATCGGCCGTCGACGCCCTCGTCGCCGAGCTCGCCGCCGACTGA
- a CDS encoding DNA primase family protein — MTTPDQSTSVSADPDRSADNAVHDVESTLDTIKAHFAETQAISPLNQVITVVTETYLADLDPARPPRPAALEQQLLAIVNSVVVVENTKTNVQAMKLPMAKHLTPWQIAQILLHLHHVKRIAPSDKDTDREYDLLAMYQASGPGRGTYTVSEDDIRMKARRYHAGMTLNDFKEVMAVLKEDAPRTTQCLHRDLIAVGNGVVYYGSEPATETIGGTEFSFEPKTLAPFDPALVFLAKCHVDYVPDAPNPVIVHPVDGSTWDIVSWIDELTDDEGVAELLWEIIGAIIRPHVRWNKTAWFYSEAGNNGKGTLCSLMRNLCGPRSHTSIPLADFGKNFALEPLVRANAIIVDENDVGTFIDKAANLKAVVTGDVIQIDRKYRMPIAYQFFGFMVQCLNEFPRVKDKSESFYRRQLFVPFSKSFTGAEKRYIKDDYLQRPEVLEYALWHVLHRAGTSEHKPETSTDAPGSYYELAEPPVTKMVLAEYKEANDPVRAFWEEFRERFAWDLLPFTFLYDLYKVWFVSVSPSGSPVSRQQFVTDLVAIVKPDQEWHCPDKNRKIRPGKPDTGLMSEPETLIAEYDLKAWKQPGYIGTDPAKASRPLLKPNYRGLLRQTVGDDDQDAQG; from the coding sequence ATGACCACTCCTGACCAGAGCACATCTGTGTCAGCCGACCCCGATAGGTCAGCCGACAACGCCGTCCACGACGTCGAGTCCACCCTCGACACGATCAAGGCCCACTTCGCCGAGACACAGGCCATCTCGCCGCTGAACCAGGTCATCACCGTCGTCACCGAGACCTACCTCGCCGATCTCGATCCCGCCCGACCACCGCGGCCGGCAGCCTTGGAACAGCAGCTGCTGGCCATCGTCAACAGTGTCGTCGTGGTCGAGAACACCAAGACCAACGTCCAAGCCATGAAGCTGCCCATGGCCAAGCACCTGACCCCCTGGCAAATCGCCCAGATCCTCCTGCACCTGCACCACGTCAAGCGCATCGCCCCCTCCGACAAGGACACCGACCGCGAATACGACCTACTGGCGATGTACCAGGCCTCGGGTCCGGGCCGCGGGACCTACACGGTCAGCGAGGACGACATCCGGATGAAGGCACGCCGCTACCACGCCGGCATGACTCTCAACGACTTCAAAGAGGTCATGGCCGTGCTCAAGGAGGACGCGCCGCGGACCACCCAGTGCCTGCACCGCGACCTCATCGCTGTCGGCAACGGTGTCGTCTACTACGGCAGCGAGCCCGCGACCGAGACCATCGGCGGCACAGAGTTCTCCTTCGAGCCCAAGACCCTGGCCCCCTTCGACCCGGCTCTAGTCTTCCTGGCCAAGTGCCACGTCGACTACGTTCCTGATGCCCCCAACCCGGTCATTGTCCACCCCGTCGACGGCTCGACCTGGGACATCGTGTCCTGGATCGACGAGCTCACCGACGACGAGGGCGTGGCCGAGCTTCTGTGGGAGATCATCGGCGCGATCATCCGCCCGCACGTGCGGTGGAACAAGACCGCCTGGTTCTACTCCGAGGCCGGAAACAACGGCAAGGGCACGCTGTGCTCGCTCATGCGCAACCTGTGCGGGCCGCGCTCGCACACCTCGATCCCCCTGGCCGACTTCGGCAAGAACTTCGCCCTCGAGCCGCTGGTGAGGGCCAACGCGATCATCGTCGACGAGAACGACGTGGGCACCTTCATCGACAAGGCCGCCAACCTGAAAGCCGTCGTCACCGGCGACGTCATCCAGATCGACCGGAAGTACCGGATGCCGATCGCCTACCAGTTCTTCGGCTTCATGGTCCAGTGCCTCAACGAGTTCCCGCGGGTCAAGGACAAATCCGAGTCGTTCTACCGCAGGCAGCTGTTCGTACCCTTCTCAAAGTCCTTCACCGGGGCTGAGAAGCGCTACATCAAGGACGACTACCTGCAGCGGCCCGAGGTTCTCGAGTACGCGCTCTGGCACGTCCTGCACAGGGCGGGCACTTCCGAGCACAAGCCCGAAACCTCGACCGACGCCCCGGGCAGCTACTACGAGCTGGCCGAGCCGCCGGTGACGAAGATGGTGCTGGCCGAATACAAGGAGGCCAACGACCCGGTCCGGGCCTTCTGGGAGGAGTTCCGGGAACGTTTCGCCTGGGACCTGCTGCCGTTCACGTTCCTCTACGACCTCTACAAGGTCTGGTTCGTCTCCGTCTCGCCTTCGGGCTCGCCGGTCTCCAGGCAGCAGTTCGTCACCGACTTGGTCGCGATCGTCAAACCCGACCAGGAATGGCACTGCCCGGACAAAAACCGAAAGATCCGGCCGGGCAAGCCCGACACCGGGCTGATGAGCGAGCCGGAGACCCTCATCGCCGAGTACGACCTCAAGGCATGGAAACAGCCCGGCTACATCGGCACGGACCCGGCCAAAGCCTCCCGCCCCCTGCTCAAGCCCAACTACCGCGGACTCCTCCGCCAGACCGTCGGTGACGACGACCAGGACGCCCAGGGTTGA
- a CDS encoding CPBP family intramembrane glutamic endopeptidase yields the protein MAASANPAGSRPRPRAGALLWCLVVPVLVVSAYIGLGFVATGLVADPITATVVLGVVVTLVVGLLRWRRPAWFAYEPAPVPPGSGSGAVRFWSGVAGAGLLAFLAGQTMGLWLHHVFGSPGFEAQAASRHAAGVMAIILVLLVSPLSEEALFRGVLYPLLRRRVAVVVAVAVQAAAFAIMHANIVQIASVLPLAALLAIVYERTRGLVPVVLVHIGFNLAAALVPPAWLGFLAHPLAVIPLGVTFGLVLAGLAPGRATGGPAA from the coding sequence ATGGCCGCATCAGCGAATCCCGCAGGCTCCCGGCCCCGGCCCAGGGCCGGGGCGCTTCTGTGGTGCCTGGTCGTCCCCGTTCTCGTCGTCAGTGCCTACATCGGCCTCGGGTTTGTCGCTACCGGACTCGTGGCCGACCCGATCACCGCGACGGTGGTCCTCGGCGTGGTGGTCACGCTCGTCGTCGGCCTCTTGCGCTGGAGGCGTCCGGCCTGGTTCGCGTACGAGCCAGCTCCCGTCCCGCCGGGGTCCGGGAGCGGAGCCGTTCGGTTCTGGTCGGGGGTGGCCGGTGCCGGGCTGCTGGCCTTCCTGGCCGGCCAGACGATGGGGCTGTGGCTTCACCATGTTTTCGGCTCGCCGGGCTTTGAGGCCCAGGCCGCCTCCCGGCACGCCGCTGGCGTGATGGCGATCATCCTCGTCCTGCTCGTCTCCCCGCTCAGCGAGGAGGCCCTCTTCCGGGGGGTGCTTTACCCGTTGCTGCGCAGGCGAGTGGCGGTCGTCGTGGCCGTGGCCGTCCAGGCCGCGGCCTTCGCGATCATGCACGCCAACATCGTCCAGATCGCCTCGGTCCTGCCCCTGGCCGCGCTCCTGGCGATCGTCTACGAACGCACGCGCGGTCTCGTCCCCGTTGTCCTGGTCCACATCGGCTTCAACCTTGCTGCGGCTCTCGTACCACCGGCCTGGCTGGGGTTTCTCGCCCATCCGCTGGCCGTGATTCCGCTGGGCGTGACCTTCGGGCTCGTGCTTGCCGGTCTCGCCCCCGGCCGCGCTACGGGCGGACCCGCTGCCTGA
- a CDS encoding DHH family phosphoesterase: MTYTLTIDIDDFAGVTGQGLFATLCARRGWTDEYLATIQSEEHDALKDVETMVAVLEDARASGSKVVIAPDFDMDGIASGILGYAGLSELGFDVELHLPDYRRGHDLCPEDIAEIHAAWPDTRVLLTCDGGVNSHEGIAAARSLGWTTLVTDHHAELEPGSSADVTVDPCRIDETYALKGICGAHVLYQVIEAHAVAHRPDKLWEVRLLRLFAGLGTVSDVMPLLYENRQLVRDSLSLARLLWVRPPKTVPNRFGGLDPDLKRIDVDRAVLLQLLRADDHHPVFLAAFEGFALLLKAFTQAGKIREVDSIDEGLYGFYLAPAMNSPRRIEAPLAPCFEVFTAPTPEAKLDAARAVIEGNEHRKELTAAYTEEILGADQPLTPWVYFSSAPAGMYGLLASQMMQRTGHPTVVVTRPARPDEFVSGSGRAPEWFDIISSLEPHEGLSAIGHQQACGVKVERADRLTQLAQVLSDQTRLAMLRRDPSASPGDLVLGTAEGADAPLTDMTPLIELVERLESLKPFGHAFAEPRVEVVLPPADLRVGRIGSDADCDHERTPENGEEGERGWWVCFRCKKHLRVITRDGLACLWWNAADEHVEALASRVRDAQQAPGAEPFRFLAKLQLNEFMGETRVQLVIDEQLA, from the coding sequence ATGACCTATACCCTCACCATCGACATCGACGACTTCGCTGGTGTCACCGGCCAGGGCCTCTTCGCCACGCTCTGCGCTCGCCGGGGCTGGACCGACGAGTACCTCGCAACCATCCAGTCCGAGGAGCACGACGCCCTCAAGGACGTCGAGACAATGGTCGCCGTGCTCGAAGACGCCCGAGCCTCAGGGTCCAAGGTCGTCATCGCGCCCGACTTCGACATGGACGGCATCGCCTCCGGCATCCTCGGCTACGCGGGTCTGTCCGAGCTCGGATTCGACGTCGAGCTGCATCTGCCCGACTACCGCCGCGGTCACGACCTGTGCCCGGAGGACATCGCCGAGATCCACGCGGCCTGGCCCGATACTCGGGTGCTGCTCACCTGCGACGGGGGAGTGAACTCCCACGAGGGCATCGCCGCGGCCAGGTCGCTGGGGTGGACGACACTGGTGACCGACCACCACGCCGAGCTCGAGCCCGGATCGAGCGCCGACGTCACCGTCGACCCCTGCCGCATCGATGAGACCTACGCGCTCAAGGGCATCTGTGGGGCACACGTGCTCTACCAGGTGATCGAGGCCCATGCAGTCGCCCACCGTCCCGACAAGCTGTGGGAGGTCCGTCTGCTGCGGCTCTTCGCCGGCCTTGGCACCGTCTCCGACGTGATGCCGCTGCTGTATGAGAACCGCCAGCTCGTGCGCGATTCGCTCTCGCTGGCCCGACTGCTGTGGGTCAGGCCTCCCAAGACGGTCCCCAACCGGTTCGGCGGCCTCGACCCCGACCTCAAAAGGATCGACGTCGACCGGGCCGTCCTACTGCAGTTGCTGCGCGCCGACGACCACCACCCAGTCTTCCTCGCGGCCTTCGAGGGTTTCGCGCTTCTACTCAAGGCCTTCACGCAGGCGGGCAAGATCCGCGAGGTCGACTCGATCGACGAAGGGCTCTACGGCTTCTACCTGGCACCGGCGATGAACTCGCCGCGGCGCATCGAGGCTCCGCTGGCTCCGTGCTTCGAAGTCTTCACCGCCCCGACGCCCGAGGCCAAGCTCGACGCGGCCCGGGCGGTCATCGAGGGTAACGAGCACCGCAAGGAGCTCACCGCTGCCTACACCGAGGAGATCCTCGGCGCCGACCAGCCGCTGACCCCCTGGGTCTACTTCTCCTCTGCCCCGGCGGGCATGTACGGGCTGCTGGCCAGCCAGATGATGCAGCGCACCGGCCACCCGACCGTCGTCGTGACCCGGCCCGCGCGTCCCGACGAATTCGTCTCCGGCTCTGGCCGGGCCCCGGAGTGGTTCGACATCATCTCCAGCCTTGAACCGCACGAGGGACTGTCGGCCATCGGCCACCAGCAGGCCTGTGGTGTCAAGGTCGAGCGCGCCGACCGGCTCACACAGCTGGCCCAGGTGCTGTCCGACCAGACCCGGCTGGCGATGCTCCGGCGCGACCCCTCGGCCTCGCCCGGCGACCTCGTCCTGGGCACGGCCGAGGGGGCCGACGCTCCGCTGACGGACATGACCCCGCTCATCGAGCTCGTCGAGCGCCTGGAGTCCCTCAAACCCTTCGGCCACGCCTTCGCCGAACCGCGGGTCGAGGTCGTGCTGCCCCCGGCCGACCTGCGTGTCGGCCGCATCGGCTCCGACGCCGACTGCGACCACGAGCGCACCCCCGAAAACGGGGAGGAGGGTGAGCGCGGCTGGTGGGTGTGCTTCCGGTGCAAGAAGCACCTGCGGGTGATCACCCGCGACGGCCTGGCGTGCCTGTGGTGGAACGCCGCGGACGAGCACGTCGAGGCGCTGGCGTCCAGGGTTCGCGACGCCCAGCAGGCCCCGGGCGCAGAACCCTTTCGATTCCTTGCCAAGCTCCAGCTCAACGAGTTCATGGGTGAGACACGCGTCCAGCTCGTCATCGACGAACAACTGGCATGA
- a CDS encoding histone-like nucleoid-structuring protein Lsr2, with amino-acid sequence MAIRKVIESDLSGEPNAATVTFGVGDQWYEVDLTPEERKKFEASLKEYVKAGRKASKEPGKKKVVPTTTAEEREKIRKWAKENGHEVAEYGRIRKEVFKAYWDAHGGPPKDAPYDS; translated from the coding sequence ATGGCCATCCGAAAAGTGATCGAATCAGACCTCAGCGGCGAGCCCAATGCGGCGACCGTCACCTTCGGAGTCGGGGATCAGTGGTACGAGGTCGACCTGACGCCCGAGGAGCGGAAGAAGTTCGAGGCTTCGCTGAAGGAGTACGTGAAGGCGGGACGCAAGGCGTCCAAGGAGCCAGGGAAGAAGAAGGTCGTGCCCACCACGACCGCAGAGGAGCGGGAGAAGATCCGGAAGTGGGCCAAGGAGAACGGCCACGAGGTGGCCGAGTACGGGAGAATCCGAAAGGAGGTCTTCAAGGCGTACTGGGACGCCCACGGCGGCCCACCCAAGGACGCCCCCTACGATTCGTAG
- a CDS encoding DUF2493 domain-containing protein yields the protein MALDYSHVLLVTGSRTWDDEVAMRRVFNEVWTDWAARGPITRPVLVSGHCPADKRGRSADAMAERLWRSAGLDVIEMPADWKTHGKKAGLRRNVEMVNAVLRLCEVGAQAWAAAFLDLCDKNDCPRANDEQLLPTRRGHFSHGTVHCRRAAMAAGISVVDAVRA from the coding sequence ATGGCTCTCGACTACTCTCACGTGCTCCTCGTCACCGGCTCTCGCACCTGGGACGACGAGGTCGCCATGCGCCGGGTCTTCAACGAGGTCTGGACCGACTGGGCCGCTCGAGGCCCCATCACCCGGCCCGTGCTGGTCTCGGGCCATTGCCCTGCCGACAAGCGCGGGCGCAGCGCCGACGCCATGGCCGAGCGTCTGTGGAGGTCGGCTGGCCTCGACGTCATCGAGATGCCCGCAGACTGGAAGACCCACGGTAAGAAGGCCGGGCTGCGGCGCAACGTGGAGATGGTCAACGCCGTGCTCAGACTCTGCGAGGTGGGGGCCCAAGCATGGGCCGCGGCCTTCCTCGACCTCTGCGACAAGAACGACTGCCCGCGGGCGAACGACGAGCAGCTCCTGCCGACTCGACGAGGTCACTTCTCACACGGCACCGTCCATTGCCGCCGCGCTGCGATGGCCGCCGGGATCAGCGTCGTCGACGCCGTCCGCGCCTGA
- a CDS encoding NADAR family protein — protein MPAPMFTGQLGFLSNFDTTSFFVSQLNTDVPSGEHAFNALKTLSDDERRHVLAAPTPAESKKRGRRVTLRPEWDAGVRVWAMQRVLMAKFSVPELSAKLQATGSLRLVETNRWHDQFWGDCFCDRHAQTPGQNMLGELIMAIRAHQRVS, from the coding sequence ATGCCCGCCCCCATGTTCACCGGCCAGCTTGGATTCCTGTCGAACTTCGACACCACGTCCTTCTTCGTCTCCCAGCTCAACACGGACGTGCCCTCTGGAGAGCACGCCTTCAACGCACTGAAGACCCTCAGTGACGACGAACGCCGCCACGTATTGGCTGCCCCGACACCAGCGGAGAGCAAGAAGCGCGGACGGCGCGTAACTCTGCGGCCGGAATGGGATGCCGGAGTACGCGTCTGGGCAATGCAGCGAGTGCTCATGGCGAAGTTCTCCGTGCCTGAGCTCAGCGCCAAGCTCCAGGCCACCGGGTCACTCCGGCTGGTCGAGACCAACCGCTGGCACGACCAGTTCTGGGGCGACTGCTTCTGCGACCGGCACGCTCAAACCCCCGGCCAGAACATGCTCGGCGAATTGATCATGGCTATTCGCGCCCACCAGCGGGTGAGCTGA